In one Lycium barbarum isolate Lr01 chromosome 7, ASM1917538v2, whole genome shotgun sequence genomic region, the following are encoded:
- the LOC132601387 gene encoding uncharacterized protein LOC132601387: MNKRDKWKRLSLYAQAVFLTTMAEAEAQNEGSVIEARNRASVKVTCVVFTPVMPQVFVEAPKANHVVTFYKIAFRAVEMTHVNNPKRKAEVEIPLTPFVELKLGTLSFLVAYLTDEDSTTPMATALTGCVFCLETKDVDAAKAKAVSADACCCGRARKLKDPYGNVKMICSAVKNSK; encoded by the exons ATGAACAAACGTGATAAGTGGAAACGGTTGTCATTGTATGCACAAGCTGT GTTTTTAACAACAATGGCTGAAGCTGAAGCACAAAATGAAGGCTCGGTTATCGAGGCACGGAACAGAGCCTCTGTGAAGGTGACATGTGTCGTCTTCACACCGGTGATGCCACAGGTATTTGTTGAAGCGCCGAAAGCAAACCATGTCGTAACGTTCTACAAAATTGCGTTTCGTGCTGTGGAAATGACACATGTCAACAATCCGAAAAGGAAGGCAGAGGTAGAGATACCATTGACTCCCTTTGTTGAACTTAAGCTTGGCACACTTTCTTTCCTTGTTGCTTATCTTACTGATGAAGACTCTACTACTCCTATGGCGACTGCTTTGACTGGTTGTGTTTTCTGCTTGGAGACTAAGGATGTTGATGCTGCTAAAGCCAAGGCTGTTTCTGCTGATGCTTGTTGCTGTGGGCGTGCTAGAAAGCTGAAGGATCCTTATGGCAATGTCAAGATGATCTGCTCTGCAGTGAAAAATTCCAAGTAA